From the genome of candidate division WOR-3 bacterium:
TTAAAATAAAGTAAATTACCCTTTAATTATCTGAGTACCCCATTTACCCTCCCATCCTTCAAGACATCTTTCAAGAGAAGTAATTACAGCCCTTTTACCAGTATCTTCAACAAAAGATATTGCAGCTTCCACCTTTGGAAGCATACTCCCTTTCGAAAAATGACCTTCTTCTATAAATTTTTTTAATTCTGAAACTTTTATTTCTCTTAATTCTCTCTGGTTTTCTTTTCTATAATTTAAATAAACGAACTCAACATCTGTTAAAATCATAAATAGGTCTGCATTTATTAACTTTGCTATTAATGAAGAGGCTCTGTCCTTATCTATTACAGCAGGCTTTGCTTTAAGTTTATAACCCTCTTTTACAAGAGGAATACCACCTCCACCAACAGCAACAGTTATAACACCACTATCCGCCAATTTTTTTAAAACATTTTTCTCAACTATATCAATTGGCAAAGGTGAAGGAACTGTTATTCTATAGCCCCTCCCTGCATCCTCTTTTATCGGCCAAGGAAATTTACTTTTCAAAGATTCAGCCTCTTCCTTTGTAAAAAATGGACCTATCGGTTTTGAGGGATTATCAAATTCAGGGTCATTACTTTTAACAATAACCTGAGTAATAACAGCAACAACTTCCTTATTAAATCCTATTTCCCAGAAAATTTCCCTTAAAAGGTGTGCTATCATGTAACCCATCCATCCTTGAGTTTCTGCACCAAGAATATCAAGGGGATAAGGCGGAGTACTTTCCCTTGCATAAAAACTTCTTAAAAGTTCTATTCCCACCTGTGGACCA
Proteins encoded in this window:
- the arcC gene encoding carbamate kinase, which encodes MKIVIALGGNAILPKGATPDIVTQFKNTEETLRKLVPLLKKAESAIITHGNGPQVGIELLRSFYARESTPPYPLDILGAETQGWMGYMIAHLLREIFWEIGFNKEVVAVITQVIVKSNDPEFDNPSKPIGPFFTKEEAESLKSKFPWPIKEDAGRGYRITVPSPLPIDIVEKNVLKKLADSGVITVAVGGGGIPLVKEGYKLKAKPAVIDKDRASSLIAKLINADLFMILTDVEFVYLNYRKENQRELREIKVSELKKFIEEGHFSKGSMLPKVEAAISFVEDTGKRAVITSLERCLEGWEGKWGTQIIKG